TTGGGTTCAGGGCCGTCATCCCGTGCCGGATGACTTCGTCCGCCGTGTTGTTACTCATCGCCATGTGCATCATATTGCCCTGGCCGTCAAAGTAGAGAAACAACGGCAGCGACGGCACAAAAAGGTGGTTCTTCTCCAGAAAGGCAGTGGCCTCCTTTGTACTGATATCAATTTTGGTGTTGACGAAGCGGCTGTTGTAATACTTCCCGACCCGCGCGTCGGCAAATGTTGGAATAAAGCTCTGGCAAACGTGGCAGGTCGCCGAGTATACCTCAACAAAGACGGGTTTCTTGGTCTTGCGGGCCGCATCAAATACCGAGCTGAGAGTCCCCGAGCGGAACTGAACTCCCTGTGCTCCTGCCGCACCAATCGTCAGCCAAACAACAATCAAAAAGCAATGAATTAGTTTCATATCGACAAATTAAAGTAGATACATGAAGGGTGTATGCCAGTTAGTTAACGGTGGAACGTGCCATTCTAGCGTCCACCAACTATTCAGCATACACCCCTCTTAAACCGTAGAGCCCCTACGACTGCTCCGCCTGTTCGCGGTATTCCTGCTCTATTTTTTTGCTGAGCGACCGGCAAACGTTATCAATCTCGTCGGCCATTTTCTGGTCCCCCGTCGCGGTAACAATGGTGTCGGCCAGGCTACCGAGTACTTCCACGCAAAAACGCTTCATATCGGTAACGGGCATGTCTTTGGTCCACAGGTTGAGCCGCAGCGTTCCCTGGTTGTAATGATCCCAGATGGACACCACCACGGCTTTGGCATCGCTCAGCCCTTCATTCGGGTTATCGGTGGCATTCCAGAAAATCTTTTCCGGAATATTCTGGTCGTCTAGTTCAACCGAAAAGTTAATGTCTGATTTTTTCATTGCTTTCTTCTCCATAAATAAAAACTCCGCTCATCCAACCGAAGCCGTCAGCGAACGGTTCCGGTTCTTGCGGAGTTTTTCGACTTCAAAGGTAAACATTTGTGGGTTTGCAATCCTACAGCCCCCCCAAATTCCGGTTACTGTTGACCAAACACTTTTTTCAGCAGGTCGTTTACGCGGGCGGCCGGGTTTTCCCGAATGCGAATTTCCTCCTGCTCAACCAGCGTGAAGATGCCGTCCGTGGCTTTCGTGGCCGCATAATTCGTCAGGTCGGGATCGATTTTTTTAGTGGCAATCGGCAGCTTATTGTACGTGCGAACCAGGTCGCCGTAGTAGCGGGTTGCGTTGTTTTTCTTCAAAGTGCTGTCGATGACCGGTGTAAAGGCGGCCATGAGCTGATCCGACGTGGTCCGTTTCAGGTACTGGGTGGCGGCATTTTTCTCTCCGCGCAGAATGCCGACGGCATCCTGAATGGTCATCGACGTCAGGGCGTTCAGGAAGATGGGCTTGGCTTCTTTGGCGGCATCTTCCGCCGAGCGGTTTAGCGACAGGATAAACTGATCGACCTGCTTGCCCAGACCAATTTTGCGCAAAGCCGACTCCACTTTCTGCGCTTCGGGCGGCATCAGAATCTTGATGAGCGCATTTTTATAATAACCGTCTTTGGCCGATGCCTGGTCGGACCCTTTGCTGATCCCGATTCGAAGGGCTTCTTTCAGACCGCTCGCAATTTCGCTGTTGGTCAGTGAGCCGCTGGTTGTCACCTCGCTAACTTTTTCCAGAATCTGACCAAATACCGTTTTCTTTTTGGGCTGTTCCGACTGGCTTGAGTCGGTCTGGGCGCTGGCAACCCCCGAAAAGGTGGTCAGGAGCAGGCCCAGGATTACCGTTTTTTTCATCATAATTTCAGGTTGCTATGTAAGTTGTAACGCTGGCCGACCGGTGACCGACAAAAGAAAAATCGTTTTTTTACGTACTTTTGGCGCCAAACACCGCATTCGGTTGTTGTTCTGTCAATCGGCCTTTTTGATAAGACAGGAAATCTGGGTAAAAGTCAAAGGCCGAACCACAAAAATTCGTAATTCCTTTTCATGAAACCCATTCTGGCCGAAGTCATAACGATTGGTGATGAAATTCTGTTTGGACAAATTACCGACACCAACACCCAATGGATCGGGGCCGAA
This Larkinella insperata DNA region includes the following protein-coding sequences:
- a CDS encoding DUF4197 domain-containing protein → MKKTVILGLLLTTFSGVASAQTDSSQSEQPKKKTVFGQILEKVSEVTTSGSLTNSEIASGLKEALRIGISKGSDQASAKDGYYKNALIKILMPPEAQKVESALRKIGLGKQVDQFILSLNRSAEDAAKEAKPIFLNALTSMTIQDAVGILRGEKNAATQYLKRTTSDQLMAAFTPVIDSTLKKNNATRYYGDLVRTYNKLPIATKKIDPDLTNYAATKATDGIFTLVEQEEIRIRENPAARVNDLLKKVFGQQ
- the gldC gene encoding gliding motility protein GldC; the encoded protein is MKKSDINFSVELDDQNIPEKIFWNATDNPNEGLSDAKAVVVSIWDHYNQGTLRLNLWTKDMPVTDMKRFCVEVLGSLADTIVTATGDQKMADEIDNVCRSLSKKIEQEYREQAEQS